In Amphiura filiformis chromosome 1, Afil_fr2py, whole genome shotgun sequence, the following are encoded in one genomic region:
- the LOC140163504 gene encoding uncharacterized protein yields the protein MSVFPPPSEKNDVFCYFVAIDFSDNCPEVANANQADSDGDGIGNVCDNCPDDNNPTQDDSDGDNVGDVCDNCPEVANANQADSDGDGIGNVCDNCPDDNNPTQDDSDGDNVGDVCDNCPEVANANQADSDGDGIGNVCDNCPDDNNPTQDDSDGDNVGGVCDFKTDCSNEFSDENELTVI from the exons ATGTCTGTG TTTCCCCCACCTTCAGAGAAGAATGATGTATTCTGTTATTTTGTTGCAATCGATTTTTCAGACAATTGTCCAGAAGTAGCAAACGCAAATCAAGCCGACAGTGATGGTGATGGTATAGGCAATGTCTGTG ATAATTGTCCAGACGATAATAACCCAACACAGGATGACAGCGATGGTGATAACGTCGGGGATGTCTGCG ACAATTGTCCAGAAGTAGCAAACGCAAATCAAGCCGACAGTGATGGTGATGGTATAGGCAATGTCTGTG ATAATTGTCCAGACGATAATAACCCAACACAGGATGACAGCGATGGTGATAACGTCGGGGATGTCTGCG ACAATTGTCCAGAAGTAGCAAACGCAAATCAAGCCGACAGTGATGGTGATGGTATAGGCAATGTCTGTG ATAATTGTCCAGACGATAATAACCCAACACAGGATGACAGCGATGGTGATAACGTCGGGGGTGTCTGCG ATTTCAAAACGGACTGTAGTAATGAATTTTCTGATGAGAATGAATTAACTGTGATTTAG
- the LOC140163515 gene encoding uncharacterized protein translates to MVRRKLASSNNCPDDSNAEQVDSDNDGIGDACDNCPEISNPDQSDVDGDTVGDDCDNCPEISNPDQSDVDGDTVGDDCAVFDLTLLHFMQIIAQILPIPTKKIAIIMASAIYVIHVMMAQTQILTPSQILVIIAQMIRMLSRWIVIMMALVMHVIIVRIYQTQTKAILMMILWEMIAIIAQILPIPTKKIAIIMASAIYVVR, encoded by the exons ATGGTTCGTCGAAAATTAGCATCATCCA ATAATTGCCCAGATGATTCGAATGCTGAGCAGGTGGATAGTGATAACGATGGCATTGGTGATGCATGTG ATAATTGTCCGGAAATATCAAACCCAGACCAAAGCGATGTTGATGGTGATACTGTGGGAGATGATTGCg ATAATTGTCCGGAAATATCAAACCCAGACCAAAGCGATGTTGATGGTGATACTGTGGGAGATGATTGCG CGGTATTTGATTTAACCTTATTACATTTTATGCAGATAATTGCCCAAATACTGCCAATACCAACCAAGAAGATAGCGATAATAATGGCATCGGCAATTTATGTG ATTCATGTAATGATGGCACAGACACAGATACTGACACCGTCCCAGATTCTTGTG ATAATTGCCCAGATGATTCGAATGCTGAGCAGGTGGATAGTGATAATGATGGCATTGGTGATGCATGTG ATAATTGTCCGGATATATCAAACCCAGACCAAAGCGATTTTGATGATGATACTGTGGGAGATGATTGCG ATAATTGCCCAAATACTGCCAATACCAACCAAGAAGATAGCGATAATAATGGCATCGGCAATTTATGTGGTAAGATAA
- the LOC140163522 gene encoding uncharacterized protein: MCILMHLDNCPEISNPDQSDVDGDTVGDDCDNCPEISNPFQSDVDGDTVGDDCAVFDLTLLHFMQIIAQILPIPTKKIAIIMASAIYVIHVMMAQTQILTPSQILVIIAQMIRMLSRWIVIMMALVMHVIIVRIYQTQTKAILMMILWEMIAIIAQILPIPTKKIAIIMASAIYVVR; the protein is encoded by the exons ATGTGTATTCTTATGCATTTAGATAATTGTCCGGAAATATCAAACCCAGACCAAAGCGATGTTGATGGTGATACTGTGGGAGATGATTGCg ATAATTGTCCGGAAATATCAAACCCATTCCAAAGCGATGTTGATGGTGATACTGTGGGAGATGATTGCG CGGTATTTGATTTAACCTTATTACATTTTATGCAGATAATTGCCCAAATACTGCCAATACCAACCAAGAAGATAGCGATAATAATGGCATCGGCAATTTATGTG ATTCATGTAATGATGGCACAGACACAGATACTGACACCGTCCCAGATTCTTGTG ATAATTGCCCAGATGATTCGAATGCTGAGCAGGTGGATAGTGATAATGATGGCATTGGTGATGCATGTG ATAATTGTCCGGATATATCAAACCCAGACCAAAGCGATTTTGATGATGATACTGTGGGAGATGATTGCG ATAATTGCCCAAATACTGCCAATACCAACCAAGAAGATAGCGATAATAATGGCATCGGCAATTTATGTGGTAAGATAA
- the LOC140163531 gene encoding uncharacterized protein has translation MCILMHLDNCPEISNPDQSDVDGDTVGDDCDNCPEISNPDQSDVDGDTVGDDCAVFDLTLLHFMQIIAQILPIPTKKIAIIMASAIYVIHVMMAQTQILTPSQILVIIAQMIRMLSRWIVIMMALVMHVIIVRIYQTQTKAILMMILWEMIAIIAQILPIPTKKIAIIMASAIYVVR, from the exons ATGTGTATTCTTATGCATTTAGATAATTGTCCGGAAATATCAAACCCAGACCAAAGCGATGTTGATGGTGATACTGTGGGAGATGATTGCg ATAATTGTCCGGAAATATCAAACCCAGACCAAAGCGATGTTGATGGTGATACTGTGGGAGATGATTGCG CGGTATTTGATTTAACCTTATTACATTTTATGCAGATAATTGCCCAAATACTGCCAATACCAACCAAGAAGATAGCGATAATAATGGCATCGGCAATTTATGTG ATTCATGTAATGATGGCACAGACACAGATACTGACACCGTCCCAGATTCTTGTG ATAATTGCCCAGATGATTCGAATGCTGAGCAGGTGGATAGTGATAATGATGGCATTGGTGATGCATGTG ATAATTGTCCGGATATATCAAACCCAGACCAAAGCGATTTTGATGATGATACTGTGGGAGATGATTGCG ATAATTGCCCAAATACTGCCAATACCAACCAAGAAGATAGCGATAATAATGGCATCGGCAATTTATGTGGTAAGATAA